In Candidatus Neomarinimicrobiota bacterium, the following are encoded in one genomic region:
- a CDS encoding 1-deoxy-D-xylulose-5-phosphate synthase, with the protein MPYKFLDSINDPADLRKLSVTDQKKLSDELKDYIIRVVEEKGGHLSSPLGVVDLTIALHTVFDTPRDLLIWDVGHQCYPHKILTGRRDTFPTLRQKDGISGFCRQSESEYDVFGAGHASTSISAALGLAHARNIKNEKNKIVAVIGDGAMTGGLAFEGLNNVSQLNGQLLIVLNDNQMSISPTVGAISHYLTKVVTNPLYNHIKEIIWKATEKLPLGKYAIQRFLHSLQEGLKIFLVPGMIFEELGIRYYGPIDGQDLDEMMDTFINVKDMDQPAVVHVLTKKGSGKEKAEADPLKYYSSSGNNVSGNGKKKSEVPGYCTVFGSIAIEMVEANKDVCAVVAAMGEGTGLKPFSDQYPDKFFDVGIAEGHAVTFAAGLATSGLRPVVALYSSFVQRCFDMIVHDASLQNLPVIFALDRGGFVGPDGPTHHGALDISFLRCIQNIIITAPKDGNELRNLLFTGLNQTTTPFVTRYPKESAIKFEQGILPEIIPIGSWDVIQKGTDVAILAVGSMVHSSQNILSELSKNGISAELVNCRFIKPMDEPYLEKMMNRFDKVLTIEDGVKLGGFGEGVTAWLSDRGYKGTIKRLGHPDIFVEHGTRSELLKLTGIDGSGIAKAVSELVSFSDVFQP; encoded by the coding sequence ATGCCGTATAAATTTCTTGATTCAATAAATGATCCTGCCGATCTACGAAAACTTTCTGTTACTGATCAAAAAAAACTCAGCGATGAGCTCAAAGATTACATTATTCGCGTGGTAGAAGAAAAGGGAGGCCATCTTTCTTCGCCTCTTGGTGTGGTTGATTTAACAATTGCGCTTCACACTGTTTTCGATACACCCAGAGATCTACTAATATGGGATGTTGGGCATCAATGTTACCCTCATAAAATTTTAACCGGTAGGAGGGATACATTTCCAACCTTGAGACAAAAAGATGGCATTAGTGGGTTTTGTCGTCAATCTGAAAGTGAATACGATGTTTTTGGTGCTGGTCATGCTAGTACCTCAATATCGGCTGCACTTGGTTTGGCCCACGCACGAAATATTAAAAATGAAAAAAACAAAATTGTAGCTGTCATCGGCGATGGAGCAATGACGGGTGGATTGGCGTTTGAAGGATTAAATAACGTTAGCCAGCTCAATGGTCAGTTACTAATCGTATTGAACGATAACCAAATGTCAATTTCACCAACAGTTGGTGCCATATCCCATTATTTAACGAAGGTCGTTACAAATCCTCTTTACAATCATATAAAAGAGATTATTTGGAAGGCAACTGAAAAACTACCTCTCGGTAAGTACGCTATCCAAAGGTTTTTACATAGTCTTCAGGAAGGCTTGAAAATTTTTCTTGTTCCTGGAATGATTTTTGAAGAATTAGGCATCCGGTATTACGGACCGATTGATGGTCAAGATTTGGATGAAATGATGGATACATTCATAAATGTGAAAGATATGGATCAACCAGCGGTCGTCCACGTATTAACCAAAAAGGGAAGTGGCAAAGAGAAAGCAGAAGCCGACCCTCTTAAATATTATAGTTCTTCCGGAAATAATGTATCTGGAAATGGGAAGAAAAAAAGTGAGGTTCCTGGGTATTGCACTGTTTTTGGCTCAATAGCGATTGAAATGGTTGAGGCAAATAAGGATGTTTGCGCTGTGGTTGCTGCGATGGGCGAAGGAACCGGATTAAAGCCATTTTCTGATCAATATCCGGATAAATTTTTTGATGTAGGTATTGCAGAAGGTCATGCGGTTACCTTTGCGGCCGGTCTTGCGACATCAGGATTAAGACCGGTTGTTGCATTATATTCCTCTTTTGTTCAACGATGTTTTGATATGATAGTCCACGATGCTTCCCTTCAAAATCTTCCGGTTATTTTTGCGTTGGATCGAGGAGGATTTGTAGGGCCGGATGGACCCACACACCATGGGGCACTAGATATTTCATTTCTACGTTGTATTCAAAATATTATTATAACTGCTCCAAAAGATGGAAATGAATTAAGGAATCTACTATTTACAGGGCTTAACCAAACCACAACCCCATTCGTTACACGTTATCCAAAAGAAAGTGCAATAAAGTTTGAACAAGGAATCCTTCCTGAAATTATTCCAATTGGATCTTGGGATGTGATTCAGAAGGGGACGGATGTTGCAATTCTTGCCGTCGGGTCTATGGTGCATTCTTCGCAAAATATTTTATCGGAATTATCCAAAAATGGAATCTCTGCCGAACTTGTAAATTGCCGCTTCATCAAACCCATGGACGAACCATATTTAGAAAAAATGATGAATCGATTTGACAAAGTTTTAACCATTGAAGATGGCGTGAAGCTTGGCGGATTTGGTGAAGGTGTGACAGCTTGGCTTTCTGATAGAGGATACAAGGGAACCATAAAAAGACTTGGCCATCCAGACATATTTGTAGAGCATGGGACTCGATCTGAATTGTTAAAGCTAACCGGAATCGATGGTAGTGGAATCGCAAAGGCTGTTTCTGAATTGGTTTCCTTTTCTGACGTTTTCCAACCGTAA
- a CDS encoding site-specific DNA-methyltransferase, with protein sequence MNEIPDESIRLIITSPPYFKAKDYGFPSQIGQSSGSYNHYIQSMIPVWKECFRVLKPNGKLCINTPILPMEKAIMNTHHNRDYQNINNDIEASILHKTKFFRYDLIIWDKGSTDQLMMGSYPYPPNFYGLNTIEFINLFVKDGQPEKMSKQIKEDSRLNKEDWREYINNIWRFSPEKDRSHPAPFPEELPHRLIRMFSFLGDTILDPFMGSGTTAVAAKKLGRDYVGYELNKIFIAMTAERLNQI encoded by the coding sequence ATGAATGAAATTCCCGACGAATCCATCCGTCTAATTATTACGAGCCCACCTTATTTTAAGGCAAAAGACTACGGGTTCCCGTCTCAAATCGGTCAATCCAGCGGATCCTACAATCATTACATTCAATCGATGATTCCGGTGTGGAAAGAATGTTTTCGTGTGCTCAAACCTAACGGAAAATTGTGCATAAACACACCCATCCTTCCAATGGAAAAAGCAATTATGAATACCCACCACAATCGGGATTACCAAAATATCAACAATGATATAGAAGCCAGTATTTTACATAAAACTAAATTTTTTCGGTATGACCTCATTATTTGGGATAAAGGCAGTACGGATCAATTGATGATGGGTTCTTATCCGTATCCACCTAATTTTTATGGACTCAATACCATTGAATTTATTAATCTATTTGTCAAAGATGGGCAACCGGAAAAAATGTCTAAACAAATTAAAGAAGATAGTCGATTGAACAAGGAAGATTGGCGAGAATACATTAATAATATATGGCGATTTTCTCCAGAAAAAGATCGTTCGCATCCCGCGCCATTCCCCGAAGAATTACCCCATCGATTGATTCGAATGTTTTCTTTTTTGGGTGATACTATTTTAGACCCATTTATGGGATCCGGAACAACGGCAGTTGCTGCCAAAAAACTCGGTCGAGATTATGTGGGTTATGAACTGAATAAAATATTCATCGCAATGACTGCAGAAAGATTAAACCAAATTTGA
- a CDS encoding methylmalonyl-CoA mutase, whose amino-acid sequence MGKQLQLFEEAEKRWKDTSENTAGRNYDFNTLSGDPLETLYYPTSGEQSDYLDQLGFPGQYPFTRGIHANMYRGKLWTMRQFSGFGTPKETNERYHFLMKEGQMGLSIAYDMPTLMGYDPGHPHSDGEVGKCGVSVASLKDMEILFNGINLGDISVSQTINGPAIILLAFYIAVADKQGVAKDKLRGTLQNDILKEFIAQKEWIFPPEASMRVITDMMQYCTKHLPQFNTISISGYHIREAGSTAAQELAFTLADGFTYVEYAKKAGLDVDEFAPRLSFFFNSHLDFFEEIAKFRAARRIWARHLKETYGAKNPRSWKLRFHTQTAGCSLTAQQPEINISRTAFQAMAAVLGGTQSLHTNSMDETLSLPTRKAAEIALRTQQLIAFETGAANVADPLGGSWYVEALTNRMEQQAEAYFTQIEEMGGVIPAIEDGFFQREIAYSASEYQKKVDEKTRIVVGVNAFQKENEEIEIPILEIGEEAEKNQITALKQLRVARDQKAVNDALQKVQIAAAGNDNIFPPILEAAKAYATLGEIVDAMKKEFGEWQESAVF is encoded by the coding sequence ATGGGTAAACAACTACAATTATTTGAAGAAGCGGAAAAACGCTGGAAAGACACATCTGAGAACACTGCCGGCCGAAATTATGATTTTAATACACTAAGTGGCGATCCGCTGGAGACGTTATATTATCCAACATCGGGAGAGCAATCTGATTATTTAGATCAACTTGGCTTTCCCGGGCAATACCCGTTTACACGTGGAATTCATGCAAATATGTACCGTGGAAAACTGTGGACCATGCGACAATTTTCCGGTTTTGGAACACCTAAAGAAACCAATGAACGCTACCATTTTTTGATGAAAGAAGGACAAATGGGACTTTCTATTGCCTATGATATGCCGACACTCATGGGGTACGATCCGGGGCACCCTCATTCCGATGGGGAAGTTGGTAAATGTGGTGTAAGTGTAGCATCACTCAAAGATATGGAAATTTTATTTAACGGTATTAATCTTGGAGACATTTCCGTTTCGCAAACTATCAATGGACCGGCAATTATTTTGTTGGCATTTTACATCGCGGTAGCGGATAAACAAGGTGTGGCTAAGGATAAATTAAGGGGAACCCTACAAAATGATATTTTAAAGGAATTCATCGCACAGAAGGAATGGATCTTTCCTCCGGAAGCATCCATGAGAGTCATCACAGATATGATGCAGTATTGCACGAAACATTTGCCACAATTCAATACTATTTCCATTTCCGGGTATCACATTCGGGAAGCCGGCTCAACTGCGGCACAAGAACTTGCGTTTACACTTGCAGATGGATTTACTTATGTTGAATATGCCAAAAAAGCCGGACTGGATGTGGACGAGTTCGCGCCACGTCTTTCTTTCTTTTTTAACTCTCATCTGGACTTTTTTGAAGAGATTGCAAAATTTCGTGCGGCAAGGCGGATTTGGGCTCGACATTTAAAAGAAACTTACGGTGCTAAAAATCCACGGTCCTGGAAATTGCGTTTTCATACGCAAACTGCCGGATGCTCTTTAACAGCACAGCAGCCGGAGATTAATATCTCTCGCACCGCTTTTCAGGCAATGGCCGCCGTGCTTGGCGGAACACAATCGCTTCATACCAATTCTATGGATGAAACGCTTTCACTCCCAACAAGGAAGGCAGCAGAAATTGCTTTAAGGACGCAACAGTTAATTGCCTTTGAAACGGGAGCCGCAAATGTTGCAGATCCACTTGGTGGGTCTTGGTATGTTGAAGCTTTAACGAATCGTATGGAACAACAGGCGGAAGCATATTTTACGCAAATTGAAGAGATGGGTGGAGTTATTCCGGCAATAGAGGATGGGTTTTTCCAGCGTGAAATTGCGTATTCTGCATCAGAATATCAGAAAAAAGTAGATGAAAAAACTCGAATTGTAGTTGGAGTGAATGCATTCCAAAAAGAAAACGAAGAAATCGAAATTCCAATTCTTGAGATTGGAGAGGAAGCTGAGAAAAATCAGATCACAGCATTGAAACAACTTCGAGTTGCGCGTGATCAAAAGGCTGTAAATGATGCATTGCAAAAAGTACAAATCGCCGCAGCGGGGAATGACAATATATTTCCACCAATTCTGGAAGCAGCAAAGGCATATGCAACATTGGGCGAAATTGTTGACGCGATGAAAAAGGAATTTGGGGAGTGGCAAGAATCGGCAGTATTCTAA
- a CDS encoding heme-binding domain-containing protein, which yields MAKLFLKASIILLIIIQLIPYGRNHTNPPVVSEPDWNSIETKDLFFQTCQNCHSNETDWPWYSHIAPVSWLIQHDVNEGREHFNVSLWGIQKHNEGKEAAEELQEGDMPPWFYYISPQHQKLSAKDKIKLISGLVETFGQESDDHDDDHEHED from the coding sequence ATGGCTAAATTATTTTTAAAAGCATCTATTATTTTATTAATCATTATTCAGTTAATTCCCTATGGAAGAAATCATACGAATCCTCCGGTAGTTTCAGAGCCGGATTGGAACAGTATAGAAACAAAAGATTTGTTTTTTCAAACATGTCAAAATTGCCACAGCAATGAAACAGATTGGCCTTGGTACAGTCATATCGCACCGGTTTCATGGCTGATTCAGCATGATGTTAATGAAGGACGTGAACATTTCAATGTTTCTTTATGGGGAATTCAGAAACATAATGAAGGGAAGGAAGCCGCAGAAGAATTGCAAGAGGGTGACATGCCTCCTTGGTTTTATTATATTTCGCCTCAACATCAAAAATTATCAGCAAAGGATAAGATAAAATTAATTTCAGGGTTAGTAGAAACATTCGGGCAAGAATCAGATGACCATGATGACGACCATGAACATGAAGATTGA
- a CDS encoding NAD(P)-binding domain-containing protein yields the protein MNETVLTYLIGGGIILIFLVPYILSMKRKNKRTKDRLEETRAKRQDKALLQHPIINRSLCIGCGICVDACPEGTVLGLIDGKATIIHGSHCVGHGKCAEACPVSGIEIGLGDISQREDIPQLSEHFESNIPGLYIIGELSGLALIKNAITHGVAAINHIHKNQISNNKGEFDVVIIGAGPAGLSAALRAKELGLNYMVLDQDQPGGTILQYPRRKLVLVQPVELPLFGALKKGEYEKEDLLTIWEKVIKDQEVRLLSGHRLLGITGEIGNFKVQTSSDTAVSSRVVLALGRRGTPRKLGIPGEELGKVMYKLMDAETYKHKKLLVVGGGDSAIEAALGLAHQEGNDVTISYRKENFFRLKARNETNLEKAISDKLLNVVFNSSPVKIEEKSVTLKTSETEMEIDNEFVFIFAGGELPFKLLNEIGIEFGKKIEAAT from the coding sequence ATGAATGAAACTGTATTAACTTATTTAATCGGCGGCGGGATTATTCTCATTTTTCTCGTTCCCTATATTCTATCCATGAAGCGAAAGAATAAAAGAACGAAAGATCGATTGGAAGAAACCCGAGCTAAAAGACAGGATAAAGCGCTACTTCAACATCCAATTATCAATCGTTCGTTATGTATTGGTTGTGGTATTTGCGTGGATGCTTGTCCAGAAGGAACTGTGTTAGGTCTGATAGATGGCAAAGCAACCATTATTCATGGAAGCCATTGTGTAGGGCATGGAAAATGTGCAGAAGCATGCCCTGTTTCTGGCATTGAAATTGGCTTAGGTGATATTAGTCAAAGAGAAGATATTCCCCAATTATCTGAGCATTTTGAGAGCAATATTCCTGGCCTCTATATCATCGGAGAGTTGAGCGGATTAGCCTTGATTAAAAATGCAATCACGCACGGCGTTGCCGCCATCAATCATATCCATAAAAATCAGATTTCAAACAATAAGGGCGAATTTGATGTGGTGATTATTGGCGCAGGACCTGCTGGTTTATCAGCTGCATTACGAGCAAAAGAGTTGGGATTGAATTATATGGTATTAGATCAAGACCAGCCGGGAGGCACTATTTTGCAATATCCTCGTCGAAAATTGGTTTTGGTTCAACCTGTAGAGCTACCATTGTTTGGTGCCTTAAAAAAAGGAGAGTACGAAAAAGAAGATTTGTTGACTATTTGGGAAAAAGTCATTAAAGATCAGGAAGTCAGGTTGTTGTCCGGACATAGACTTTTGGGGATTACAGGAGAAATTGGGAATTTTAAAGTACAGACATCTTCAGACACTGCAGTTTCATCTAGGGTTGTATTGGCACTTGGACGACGGGGGACACCCAGAAAGTTGGGAATTCCCGGCGAAGAGTTGGGTAAAGTCATGTACAAATTGATGGATGCTGAAACCTATAAACACAAAAAACTATTGGTGGTTGGAGGTGGCGACTCTGCCATCGAAGCAGCATTGGGCTTAGCTCATCAAGAAGGCAATGATGTTACCATTTCCTATCGTAAAGAAAATTTCTTCAGACTAAAAGCCAGAAATGAAACGAATCTTGAAAAAGCTATTTCAGATAAATTATTGAATGTGGTTTTTAATTCCAGTCCTGTCAAAATTGAAGAAAAATCTGTTACATTGAAAACGAGTGAAACAGAAATGGAAATAGACAATGAGTTTGTATTTATTTTTGCTGGAGGCGAACTGCCATTCAAATTATTAAACGAAATTGGCATTGAATTTGGAAAAAAAATTGAGGCTGCCACATGA
- a CDS encoding cytochrome C, translating to MISAQFSPGKLSKYHAHLEGNSNCIQCHDLGKKEISDGCNVCHTPLKKRIDAKLGFHKDKTDECGSCHSDHNGTKFELVYWPKDIRKFNHEKTGYTLTGKHDVVECGECHSRKNITWEPIRQWASEHTQFPVLDRTFLGLSATCNSCHEDIHTDQVTSDCASCHNTSDWKLAIQDFDHNQAKFLLTGAHKRVDCEKCHPAQPDHPKKVWKLTGMAYDNCSRCHTDIHKGSYGETCESCHTTEDWKKDLKPFDHSKTKYPLAGKHINVSCNECHQTTLAGGLPRYLSCIGCHEDKHYAQFENRRDGGDCAACHTVNGFLPATFTGSMHQMIRFPLDGAHLAVPCSGCHKPVQPVQGKTTVQFTWKDMNCAVCHDDVHRKQFLKHDNKTCDSCHITEAFTRVKFDHEKTNYPLDGKHMNVNCQECHKKEQDQNGQFVRYAPVPHQCKDCHTFTEQIR from the coding sequence ATGATTTCAGCACAATTCTCACCCGGGAAATTATCCAAGTATCACGCTCATTTGGAGGGCAACTCAAATTGTATCCAATGCCATGATTTGGGTAAAAAAGAAATTTCTGATGGCTGTAATGTTTGTCATACGCCCTTGAAAAAAAGGATTGATGCTAAGTTGGGATTTCATAAGGATAAAACTGATGAATGTGGGTCCTGCCATTCAGATCATAATGGAACCAAGTTTGAACTGGTTTATTGGCCGAAAGATATCCGAAAATTTAATCATGAAAAAACAGGATACACTCTAACCGGAAAACATGATGTCGTTGAATGTGGCGAGTGTCATTCCAGAAAAAATATTACTTGGGAACCCATTCGACAATGGGCCTCCGAGCATACCCAATTCCCGGTACTGGATCGGACTTTTCTGGGTTTGAGCGCCACATGCAATTCTTGCCATGAGGATATTCATACAGATCAGGTTACGTCGGATTGTGCTTCTTGTCACAATACATCTGATTGGAAACTGGCCATTCAGGATTTTGATCATAACCAGGCCAAATTTTTGTTGACAGGTGCTCATAAAAGGGTAGATTGTGAAAAATGTCATCCTGCTCAACCGGATCATCCCAAAAAAGTCTGGAAACTTACTGGAATGGCTTATGATAATTGTTCGCGTTGTCATACTGATATTCATAAAGGTAGTTATGGTGAAACCTGTGAATCCTGCCATACAACAGAGGATTGGAAAAAAGACCTAAAACCGTTTGACCACAGTAAAACCAAATACCCCTTAGCCGGAAAACATATAAATGTGTCCTGTAATGAATGCCACCAAACAACGCTTGCCGGCGGGTTGCCAAGGTATCTTAGCTGCATTGGTTGCCACGAAGATAAACATTATGCACAGTTTGAGAACCGCCGTGATGGAGGCGATTGTGCTGCTTGTCATACCGTGAATGGATTTTTACCAGCGACATTCACTGGCTCAATGCATCAGATGATACGGTTTCCTTTGGACGGCGCTCATTTGGCGGTACCCTGTAGTGGGTGTCATAAACCTGTTCAACCTGTCCAAGGAAAAACCACAGTTCAGTTTACGTGGAAAGATATGAATTGTGCCGTTTGTCACGACGATGTTCACCGAAAGCAATTCTTAAAGCATGATAATAAGACCTGTGATTCTTGTCACATCACCGAAGCTTTTACTCGTGTTAAATTTGATCATGAAAAAACCAATTATCCATTGGATGGAAAACATATGAATGTGAATTGTCAAGAATGCCATAAAAAGGAACAAGATCAAAATGGTCAATTTGTACGATATGCTCCTGTGCCACATCAATGTAAAGATTGTCACACATTTACCGAACAAATTCGATGA